A single region of the Solwaraspora sp. WMMD791 genome encodes:
- a CDS encoding aromatic ring-hydroxylating dioxygenase subunit alpha, with product MTQQTPVRPLGGADGALIDEDWEAMRFRVHRSAYRDPGLFRDEIAKIWGHTWLYLGHETEIPNAGDFKTRTLGGRPLIFCRDSAGEVKVFLNSCTHRGTILCRHNEGNTKFFQCFYHAWAFSNSGDLAALPGDESYPDDPGFRESMRLRQVPRLQIHEGFVFIAFDPDVPDLLTHLGPAAHYMSLTAKIGPHGMQTLPGVQLYSVKGNWKLAVENAMDGYHFAPTHNTFVGYLRETGFAVTDDDQYAYDLGGGHGLLVLTGHNGRIGMVWEPRFGDEEKARTVAKRNEMIARLGPDLAAEIADASRILFVFPNLLLFDLEALTIRQLEPVAADRTDVRAWQFVETGEPESVRALRIKTMVSFVGPGGLATPDDIEAYEAVQRGIVATADAADPAHDWSDMSRGMANEKQGNQGRSIDEGAMRSFWRHWADRVGAATAVAGDPPADPGTPGPSAVFATGSTATDGTAAPTTSGKE from the coding sequence ATGACGCAGCAGACGCCGGTGCGACCGCTCGGCGGAGCCGATGGCGCGCTGATCGACGAGGACTGGGAGGCGATGCGCTTCCGGGTGCACCGGTCGGCGTACCGCGACCCGGGTCTGTTCCGCGACGAGATCGCCAAGATCTGGGGTCACACCTGGCTCTACCTCGGCCACGAGACCGAGATCCCCAACGCCGGTGACTTCAAGACCCGCACCCTCGGGGGCCGCCCGCTGATCTTCTGTCGGGACTCCGCCGGCGAGGTGAAGGTGTTCCTCAACTCCTGCACCCACCGCGGCACCATCCTGTGCCGGCACAACGAGGGCAACACCAAGTTCTTCCAGTGCTTCTACCACGCCTGGGCGTTCAGCAACTCCGGTGACCTCGCCGCGCTGCCCGGCGACGAGAGCTACCCCGACGACCCCGGCTTCCGCGAGTCGATGCGGCTGCGCCAGGTGCCCCGACTGCAGATCCACGAGGGCTTCGTCTTCATCGCGTTCGACCCCGACGTGCCCGATCTGCTCACCCACCTCGGCCCGGCCGCGCACTACATGTCGCTGACCGCCAAGATCGGTCCCCACGGCATGCAGACCCTGCCCGGCGTGCAGCTCTACAGCGTCAAGGGCAACTGGAAACTCGCCGTCGAGAACGCCATGGACGGCTACCACTTCGCGCCGACCCACAACACCTTCGTCGGCTACCTGCGGGAGACCGGCTTCGCCGTCACCGACGACGACCAGTACGCCTACGACCTCGGCGGCGGCCACGGGCTGCTCGTGCTCACCGGGCACAACGGTCGGATCGGGATGGTCTGGGAGCCGCGCTTCGGCGACGAGGAGAAGGCCCGTACCGTCGCCAAGCGCAACGAGATGATCGCCCGGCTCGGGCCGGACCTCGCCGCCGAGATCGCCGACGCCAGCCGGATCCTCTTCGTCTTCCCGAACCTGCTGCTGTTCGACCTGGAGGCACTGACCATCCGCCAGCTCGAACCGGTCGCCGCCGACCGCACCGACGTGCGGGCCTGGCAGTTCGTCGAGACCGGCGAGCCGGAGTCGGTCCGCGCGCTGCGGATCAAGACCATGGTCAGCTTCGTCGGCCCCGGCGGCCTGGCCACCCCGGACGACATCGAGGCGTACGAGGCGGTGCAGCGCGGCATCGTCGCCACCGCCGACGCGGCCGACCCGGCCCACGACTGGTCAGACATGTCCCGGGGCATGGCCAACGAGAAGCAGGGCAACCAGGGCCGCTCCATCGACGAAGGCGCGATGCGCAGCTTCTGGCGGCACTGGGCCGACCGGGTCGGGGCGGCCACCGCCGTCGCCGGTGACCCGCCGGCCGACCCGGGCACCCCCGGCCCGTCCGCCGTCTTCGCGACCGGATCCACGGCCACCGACGGAACCGCCGCGCCCACCACCAGCGGGAAGGAGTGA
- a CDS encoding acetamidase/formamidase family protein: protein MLQPHQGPIAGTHYLPTTPDTCLWGRLPNRSHSEVLRVRSGETVTIDTLSHEGILEDQGRDPVGYLKQYDVPADGVLTDARDLAASDVAHDYDDDGPHVVTGPITVDGAQPGDLLRVDVLDLAIRAPYGFVSSRHGYGALPGEFPLTPTDTGPGSDPREYGSVCHFTEVVGSGGRLYGVLPFGDGRAARFPLAPFLGLMGVAVDTDEMVHSVPPGGHGGNLDINELQVGSSLYLPVQLPGAGFYAGDPHYAQGDGEVALTALEAPLRATVRLTVIPAAQAAPLVGTGEAPLAETATHWIPVGLDADLNEAMRRAVRAAVDFLARTQGMPRDTALAYLSAAADFEVSQVVDAVKGVHCLIRKADFPAQI, encoded by the coding sequence ATGCTCCAGCCGCACCAGGGACCGATCGCCGGCACCCACTACCTGCCGACCACCCCTGACACCTGCCTGTGGGGTCGGCTCCCCAACCGCAGCCACTCCGAGGTGCTGCGGGTCCGGTCCGGCGAGACCGTGACCATCGACACCCTCAGCCACGAAGGCATCCTCGAGGACCAGGGCCGCGACCCGGTCGGCTACCTCAAGCAGTACGACGTGCCCGCCGACGGTGTCCTGACCGACGCCCGGGACCTGGCCGCCTCCGACGTCGCCCACGACTACGACGACGACGGCCCGCACGTGGTCACCGGCCCGATCACCGTCGACGGCGCACAGCCCGGCGACCTGCTCCGGGTCGACGTGCTCGACCTGGCGATCCGGGCCCCGTACGGCTTCGTCAGCAGCCGGCACGGCTACGGCGCGCTGCCCGGCGAGTTCCCGCTCACCCCGACCGACACCGGACCGGGCAGCGACCCACGGGAGTACGGCAGTGTCTGCCACTTCACCGAGGTCGTCGGCAGCGGCGGCCGGCTGTACGGCGTACTGCCGTTCGGCGACGGCCGGGCCGCCCGGTTCCCGCTGGCGCCGTTCCTCGGCCTGATGGGCGTGGCCGTCGACACCGACGAGATGGTGCACTCGGTGCCGCCCGGCGGGCACGGTGGCAACCTGGACATCAACGAGCTGCAGGTCGGCTCCAGCCTCTACCTGCCGGTGCAGCTGCCCGGTGCCGGCTTCTACGCCGGAGACCCGCACTACGCCCAGGGCGACGGCGAGGTGGCGTTGACCGCCCTGGAGGCGCCGCTGCGGGCCACCGTACGGCTGACGGTGATCCCGGCGGCGCAGGCCGCCCCGCTGGTCGGCACCGGCGAGGCCCCGCTGGCCGAGACCGCCACCCACTGGATCCCGGTCGGCCTCGACGCCGACCTCAACGAGGCGATGCGCCGGGCGGTCCGGGCCGCGGTCGACTTCCTGGCCCGCACCCAGGGCATGCCCCGCGACACCGCCCTGGCCTACCTGAGCGCCGCCGCCGACTTCGAGGTCAGCCAGGTCGTCGACGCGGTCAAGGGCGTGCACTGCCTGATCCGCAAGGCCGACTTCCCGGCCCAGATCTGA
- a CDS encoding CehA/McbA family metallohydrolase, with protein sequence MAGWYRGDCHLHSVRSTGGELTPAQLTAAARAAGLDFVAVTEHNTTDGYADWVDHADDLLVICGQEVVTRTGHWLAIGLPPGHLVDWRYGSDDSADACADRIGRQLDDVHRAGGLCVVAHPYAPYPSGTFEYPYQGFDAVEVWNGQWASDLPWNADNEAALADWTASLAADLHRGGWRPAIGNSDTHLAGQIGIPHTVVRAGERTVEALLAGIAAGHSWIAGSTPAEPRSPSRSRSVACRRAWSRSIPTGVRRTGCR encoded by the coding sequence ATGGCCGGCTGGTACCGGGGCGACTGCCACCTGCACTCCGTGCGGTCGACCGGGGGCGAACTGACCCCGGCCCAGCTCACCGCCGCCGCCCGCGCGGCCGGGCTCGACTTCGTCGCCGTCACCGAGCACAACACCACCGACGGGTACGCCGACTGGGTCGACCACGCCGACGACCTGCTGGTGATCTGCGGCCAGGAGGTCGTCACCCGTACCGGGCACTGGCTGGCCATCGGTCTGCCACCCGGCCACCTCGTCGACTGGCGGTACGGCAGTGACGACAGCGCCGACGCCTGCGCCGACCGGATCGGCCGGCAACTCGACGACGTGCACCGGGCCGGCGGGCTGTGCGTGGTGGCGCACCCGTACGCGCCCTACCCGTCGGGCACGTTCGAATACCCGTACCAGGGCTTCGACGCCGTCGAGGTCTGGAACGGACAGTGGGCATCGGACCTGCCGTGGAACGCCGACAACGAGGCGGCGTTGGCCGACTGGACCGCGAGTCTGGCGGCCGACCTCCACAGGGGTGGCTGGCGGCCGGCGATCGGTAACAGCGACACTCATCTCGCCGGCCAGATCGGCATCCCGCACACCGTCGTCCGCGCTGGTGAGCGCACGGTGGAGGCACTGTTGGCCGGCATCGCCGCCGGTCACAGCTGGATCGCCGGCTCGACACCGGCGGAGCCACGGTCACCGTCGCGGTCGAGGTCCGTGGCGTGCCGTCGGGCGTGGTCGAGATCCATACCGACCGGGGTACGGCGTACCGGGTGCCGCTGA
- a CDS encoding MFS transporter: protein MRRGLTFLFAVAAGAAVANLYWAQPLLDLIAADLDVTTATAGLLVTATQIGYAVGILFLVPLGDILDRRRLVPALMLCAAGTLVACALAPSFGVLLVAITALGVATVSGQLLTPLASDLADDARRGSAVGTVVAGILTGILASRTISGLVADVAGWRAIFLLAAVVAVGFAVVMYRAIPSLAPKTRLAYPALIASVAVVVARERAVRWTLVLSAIGFAAFTMFWTALTFLLSGPPFDYPVSVIGLFGLAGLAGAVAAQRSGLLHDLGWSLPATGAAWVLVLASFVVALFAGRSVLLVIVVVVVLDAALQAAGILNQLRVLAVSHEARSRLNTAYVTANFLGGAAGSAAAAMLWVAGGWTAVSLAGVGLSCFALALWVVGRRHALVPVDPLAR from the coding sequence ATGCGCCGGGGGCTGACCTTCCTGTTCGCGGTGGCCGCCGGTGCCGCTGTCGCCAACCTCTACTGGGCGCAACCGCTGCTCGACCTCATCGCCGCCGACCTCGACGTCACCACCGCGACGGCCGGTCTGCTGGTCACCGCCACCCAGATCGGCTACGCCGTCGGGATCCTGTTCCTGGTGCCGCTGGGCGACATTCTCGACCGACGCCGGCTGGTACCGGCGCTGATGCTCTGCGCGGCGGGCACGCTGGTGGCGTGCGCGCTCGCGCCGTCGTTCGGCGTGCTGCTCGTGGCGATCACCGCGCTCGGGGTGGCCACGGTCTCCGGGCAGTTGCTGACCCCGCTCGCCAGCGATCTCGCCGACGATGCCCGCCGAGGCAGCGCGGTCGGTACGGTCGTCGCCGGGATCCTGACCGGCATCCTCGCCTCGCGGACCATCAGCGGGCTGGTCGCCGACGTCGCCGGCTGGCGGGCGATCTTCCTGTTGGCGGCGGTGGTGGCGGTCGGCTTCGCCGTGGTGATGTACCGGGCGATCCCGTCGCTGGCGCCGAAGACCCGGCTGGCGTACCCGGCGCTGATCGCGTCCGTCGCCGTGGTGGTCGCCCGCGAACGCGCGGTCCGGTGGACGTTGGTGCTGTCCGCCATTGGCTTCGCCGCGTTCACCATGTTCTGGACGGCGTTGACGTTCCTGCTCAGTGGCCCGCCGTTCGACTATCCGGTGTCGGTGATCGGGCTGTTCGGCCTCGCCGGGCTGGCTGGCGCGGTCGCCGCGCAGCGCAGCGGCCTTCTGCACGACCTGGGCTGGTCGCTGCCCGCCACCGGCGCGGCGTGGGTCCTGGTGCTCGCCTCGTTCGTGGTGGCGTTGTTCGCCGGCCGCAGTGTCCTGCTGGTGATCGTCGTGGTGGTCGTGCTCGACGCCGCGTTGCAGGCGGCCGGGATCCTCAACCAGTTGCGAGTGCTGGCCGTCTCGCACGAGGCACGCAGCCGACTGAACACGGCGTATGTGACCGCGAACTTCCTCGGCGGCGCCGCTGGCTCGGCCGCCGCCGCGATGCTCTGGGTGGCCGGCGGCTGGACGGCGGTGTCGCTGGCCGGGGTGGGGCTGAGCTGCTTCGCCCTGGCCCTGTGGGTGGTGGGCCGTCGGCACGCGCTCGTTCCGGTCGACCCACTGGCCAGATAG
- a CDS encoding PadR family transcriptional regulator — MREPTFWILTALVDQPRHGYGVIQQVTKLSGGETRLLAATLYAALDRLAAEGLVAVDREEAVDGRLRRYYRLTDSGGAALAAETQRLSRKVATASRLLDALRPPAGPATVAFG; from the coding sequence ATGAGAGAACCGACGTTCTGGATCCTGACCGCGCTGGTCGACCAGCCGCGACACGGATACGGGGTGATTCAGCAGGTCACCAAGCTGTCCGGCGGTGAGACGCGGCTGCTGGCGGCGACCCTCTACGCCGCGCTGGACCGGCTGGCCGCCGAGGGCCTGGTAGCGGTCGACCGGGAGGAGGCGGTCGACGGACGACTGCGCCGCTACTACCGGCTCACCGACTCCGGCGGTGCCGCGCTGGCCGCCGAGACGCAACGGCTGAGCCGCAAGGTGGCGACCGCGTCCCGACTGCTGGACGCGCTGCGCCCACCGGCCGGGCCGGCCACGGTGGCATTCGGATGA
- a CDS encoding ribokinase, with protein MPDIVVVGSLNVDVVVPLDRLPDPGQTVLSAADHSRAGGGKGANQAVAAARLGRSVAMVGAVGDDPEGQWLTGLLVAEGVDTSAVLRASRPTGQAIVLVTADGDSTIAVSSGANMWLAPEHLRPYADLIGDAAAVLLQQEVDAAVVAAAVAAARGLVVVNPAPARPIDAATLARVDVLVPNRGELAALAGAGSPVAGGGTGDAATLAALARSLGTRGPVVVTLGADGALVVTADRELLVPAEQVDAVDATGAGDTFCAALADALLDGAAIADAARWASRAAAVTVTRPGAMASAPRRAEVLAVG; from the coding sequence ATGCCCGACATCGTGGTGGTCGGCAGCCTCAACGTCGACGTGGTGGTGCCCCTCGACCGGCTGCCCGACCCCGGGCAGACGGTGCTCAGCGCCGCCGACCATTCCCGGGCCGGTGGCGGCAAGGGCGCCAACCAGGCCGTGGCGGCCGCCCGGCTGGGCCGCTCGGTGGCGATGGTCGGCGCGGTCGGCGACGACCCTGAGGGGCAGTGGCTGACCGGGCTGCTGGTCGCTGAAGGCGTCGACACCTCGGCGGTGCTGCGTGCGTCCCGCCCCACCGGGCAGGCGATCGTGCTGGTCACCGCCGACGGTGACAGCACCATCGCGGTCAGCTCCGGGGCCAACATGTGGCTCGCCCCCGAGCACCTGCGGCCGTACGCCGACCTGATCGGTGACGCTGCCGCCGTACTGCTGCAGCAGGAGGTCGATGCCGCCGTGGTGGCGGCGGCGGTGGCCGCCGCCCGGGGCCTGGTCGTGGTGAACCCGGCACCGGCCCGGCCGATCGACGCGGCGACCCTGGCCAGGGTCGACGTGTTGGTGCCCAACCGGGGCGAACTGGCGGCGCTGGCCGGTGCCGGCTCGCCGGTGGCTGGTGGCGGGACCGGCGATGCCGCCACGCTGGCCGCGCTGGCCCGGTCGCTGGGCACCCGGGGGCCGGTGGTGGTGACCCTCGGTGCCGACGGTGCCCTGGTGGTGACCGCCGACCGGGAGCTCCTGGTGCCGGCCGAGCAGGTCGATGCGGTGGACGCCACCGGTGCCGGAGACACCTTCTGCGCGGCGCTGGCCGACGCGCTGCTCGACGGGGCGGCGATCGCCGACGCGGCCCGCTGGGCGAGCCGGGCGGCGGCGGTGACGGTGACCCGGCCCGGCGCGATGGCCAGTGCCCCACGCCGGGCCGAGGTGCTCGCCGTCGGCTAG
- a CDS encoding cupin domain-containing protein → MLNPQLYRTSVNWDDIPATQVRPGVRRKVYATDEVVLAWHELAVGMDLNPHTHDDFDQLVMILGGRCNYYVDGVPHDMGPGSMLLVPRGAEHYVEPTEGPCINLDVFAPPRADFLAHAWRPAAQD, encoded by the coding sequence GTGCTGAACCCGCAGCTCTACCGCACCTCGGTCAACTGGGACGACATCCCGGCCACACAGGTGCGCCCCGGTGTGCGACGCAAGGTGTACGCCACCGACGAGGTGGTGCTCGCCTGGCACGAACTCGCCGTCGGGATGGACCTCAACCCGCACACCCACGACGACTTCGACCAGCTGGTGATGATCCTCGGCGGCCGGTGCAACTACTACGTCGACGGCGTACCGCACGACATGGGTCCGGGCTCGATGCTGCTGGTGCCGCGTGGCGCCGAGCACTACGTCGAGCCGACCGAGGGACCGTGCATCAACCTGGACGTGTTCGCCCCGCCGCGTGCCGACTTCCTCGCGCACGCCTGGCGTCCCGCCGCGCAGGACTGA
- a CDS encoding aldolase/citrate lyase family protein: protein MRTGVHTGRAALRERLRRGRRVVGTFLKLPGTDAVELAAQAGLDFVVVDLEHSGLDERTAAGQLRHAALLGLPALVRLAAVDPAQVNRLLEAGAAGVQLSTVRTCGQVAALQAAVRYAPVGRRSISLAHPAAGYGAAGLDAYLAAEAADPPLLVAQIETADTDDPLPDLLTNARGAASVDVAFAGTTDLAVSLGLATTDDQAPLLRRVGEITDAARAAGVTLGGWAPGRADDTLRRYGLTSANYLVAGSDLQLLGAGLRQLATDS from the coding sequence ATGCGTACCGGGGTGCACACCGGCCGGGCCGCGCTGCGCGAGCGGCTGCGGCGCGGCCGGCGGGTGGTCGGCACGTTTCTCAAGCTGCCCGGCACCGACGCGGTCGAGCTGGCCGCCCAGGCCGGCCTCGACTTCGTCGTGGTCGACCTGGAGCACTCCGGGCTGGATGAGCGGACCGCCGCCGGGCAGCTGCGGCACGCCGCACTGCTCGGTCTGCCGGCCCTGGTCCGGCTGGCGGCGGTCGACCCGGCACAGGTCAACCGGCTGCTGGAGGCCGGTGCGGCCGGGGTGCAGCTGTCCACCGTACGCACCTGCGGGCAGGTTGCCGCGCTGCAGGCCGCCGTCCGGTACGCGCCGGTCGGCCGGCGCAGCATCAGCCTCGCCCACCCGGCCGCCGGGTACGGGGCCGCCGGCCTGGACGCCTACCTGGCCGCCGAGGCCGCCGATCCGCCGCTGCTGGTCGCCCAGATCGAGACCGCCGACACCGACGACCCGCTGCCCGACCTGCTCACCAACGCCCGTGGCGCGGCCAGCGTCGACGTCGCCTTCGCCGGCACCACCGACCTGGCGGTCAGCCTCGGCCTGGCCACCACCGACGACCAGGCGCCGCTGCTGCGCCGGGTCGGCGAGATCACCGACGCTGCCCGCGCCGCCGGTGTCACCCTGGGCGGGTGGGCGCCGGGCCGCGCCGACGACACCCTGCGCCGGTACGGGCTGACCAGCGCCAACTACCTGGTCGCCGGCTCGGATCTGCAACTGCTCGGCGCCGGACTGCGCCAACTCGCCACCGACAGCTGA
- a CDS encoding fumarylacetoacetate hydrolase family protein, producing MSAPAADARRTPGTGPAATTGQTVGTDAPTGLALLATRRGLARICGDGTAELLDLPYRDVADLLRAGAGLAPAATASARERLPLDTLTADLVAPLGSTRAVWGVGLNYHCKARAAGRALPTEPVLYLKSASAGSGPDATVALPASVSSQPDYEGEIALVIGARMHRTPAEQAWAHVAAITAANDLTARDVMAASANPTLAKSFPGFGALGTSVLDIAAVADRDAIEVRTTVNGEVRQEATSADLIFPVPQLLAWITRYVILEPGDVVLTGTPAGTGQDRGCFLRPGDLVEVSVGGVLPLRTRFCAETPAETPAGDPAENSPSHRKPQTHD from the coding sequence GTGAGCGCCCCGGCCGCCGACGCGCGGCGTACCCCCGGCACCGGTCCGGCCGCCACCACCGGCCAGACCGTCGGTACCGACGCACCGACCGGGCTTGCGCTGCTCGCCACCCGGCGCGGGCTGGCCCGCATCTGCGGCGACGGCACCGCCGAACTGCTCGACCTGCCGTACCGTGACGTGGCCGATCTGCTGCGGGCCGGTGCCGGCCTCGCCCCGGCGGCGACCGCGTCGGCACGCGAGCGGCTACCGCTGGACACCCTCACCGCCGACCTGGTCGCCCCGCTGGGCAGCACCCGGGCGGTCTGGGGCGTCGGCCTCAACTACCACTGCAAGGCCCGGGCCGCTGGCCGGGCGCTACCCACCGAACCGGTGCTCTACCTCAAGTCGGCAAGCGCCGGCTCCGGCCCGGACGCCACCGTGGCACTGCCCGCCTCGGTCAGCAGCCAACCCGACTACGAAGGCGAGATCGCCCTGGTCATCGGGGCCCGGATGCACCGTACGCCGGCCGAACAGGCCTGGGCGCACGTTGCCGCCATCACCGCCGCGAACGATCTGACCGCCCGGGACGTGATGGCCGCCTCGGCCAACCCGACCCTGGCCAAGAGTTTCCCCGGCTTCGGTGCGCTCGGCACCTCGGTGCTCGACATCGCCGCTGTCGCCGACCGCGACGCCATCGAAGTGCGGACCACCGTCAACGGCGAGGTACGCCAGGAGGCCACCAGCGCCGACCTGATCTTCCCGGTGCCGCAGCTGCTCGCCTGGATCACCCGGTACGTGATCCTCGAACCGGGCGACGTGGTGCTCACCGGCACCCCGGCCGGCACCGGCCAGGACCGGGGCTGCTTCCTGCGCCCCGGCGACCTGGTCGAGGTCTCGGTCGGCGGGGTGCTGCCGCTGCGTACCCGGTTCTGCGCCGAAACCCCCGCCGAAACCCCCGCCGGTGATCCCGCCGAAAACTCTCCTTCGCACAGAAAGCCGCAGACCCATGACTGA
- a CDS encoding NAD(P)/FAD-dependent oxidoreductase → MSSIEHEVDLAIIGAGPAGLYAAYYAGFRGMTVAIVDSLPEPGGQIAALYPEKEIFDIAGLPAIKGQQLVDALLTQAATAKPTFLLGESAVELTSADDHVRIGTDAGSQVRAKAVLLTAGIGTFTPRELPVGNDHLGRGLRYFVPRLEELAGQDVVVVGGGDSAVDWALALEPYATSVTLVHRRPQFRAHERSVEQLHASTVRVVTPYEVSGIAGDPQLTSVTISEVRGDGREELPAQAVVAALGFIADLGPMRQWGLEMTNRHIAVDRSMRTNLPRVFAAGDVTDYPGKVRLISVGFGEAAAAVNNLAPLVNPALSTVPGHSSDAA, encoded by the coding sequence ATGAGCAGCATCGAACACGAGGTCGACCTCGCCATCATCGGTGCCGGCCCGGCCGGGCTCTACGCCGCCTACTATGCCGGATTCCGGGGGATGACGGTCGCGATCGTCGACTCGCTGCCCGAACCGGGTGGGCAGATCGCCGCCCTCTACCCGGAGAAGGAGATCTTCGACATCGCCGGCCTGCCGGCGATCAAGGGGCAGCAGCTCGTCGACGCCCTGCTCACCCAGGCCGCCACCGCCAAACCCACCTTCCTGTTGGGCGAGAGCGCCGTGGAGCTGACAAGCGCCGACGACCACGTACGGATCGGCACCGACGCCGGCAGCCAGGTCCGCGCCAAGGCGGTCCTGCTGACCGCCGGGATCGGCACCTTCACCCCGCGCGAGCTGCCGGTCGGCAACGACCACCTCGGTCGGGGGCTGCGCTACTTCGTGCCCCGGCTGGAGGAGCTCGCCGGCCAGGACGTGGTGGTCGTCGGCGGCGGCGACTCCGCCGTCGACTGGGCGTTGGCCCTGGAGCCGTACGCCACCAGCGTCACCCTGGTGCACCGCCGGCCCCAGTTCCGAGCCCACGAACGCAGCGTCGAGCAGTTGCACGCCTCCACGGTGCGGGTGGTCACCCCGTACGAGGTCAGTGGCATCGCCGGCGACCCGCAGCTGACCTCGGTGACCATCAGCGAGGTCCGTGGCGACGGGCGCGAGGAGTTGCCCGCCCAGGCGGTGGTGGCCGCCCTCGGCTTCATCGCCGACCTCGGCCCGATGCGGCAGTGGGGGCTGGAGATGACCAACCGGCACATCGCCGTCGACCGGTCGATGCGCACCAACCTGCCCCGGGTCTTCGCCGCCGGCGACGTCACCGACTACCCCGGCAAGGTGCGGCTGATCTCGGTCGGCTTCGGCGAGGCAGCCGCCGCCGTCAACAACCTGGCGCCGCTGGTCAACCCGGCACTGAGCACCGTCCCCGGCCACTCCTCGGACGCCGCGTGA
- the fdxA gene encoding ferredoxin — protein sequence MTYVVTDECVDVQDRSCVEECPVDCIYEGDRMMYINPDECVDCGRCEPVCPVTSIFHLDDLPADQARFGPINAEFFTEIGTPGGARKIGRVGHDHPAVSGGAS from the coding sequence ATGACCTACGTGGTCACCGACGAATGTGTGGACGTGCAGGACCGGTCGTGCGTCGAGGAATGCCCCGTGGACTGCATCTACGAGGGCGACCGGATGATGTACATCAACCCGGACGAGTGCGTCGACTGCGGTCGGTGCGAACCGGTCTGCCCGGTCACCTCGATCTTCCACCTGGACGACCTGCCCGCCGATCAGGCCCGGTTCGGCCCGATCAACGCCGAGTTCTTCACCGAGATCGGCACCCCGGGCGGTGCCCGCAAGATCGGCCGGGTCGGCCACGACCATCCGGCGGTCAGCGGCGGGGCCAGCTGA
- a CDS encoding IclR family transcriptional regulator, translating to MADDSPPAAGQSAPVAEPAVAGPVVAEQSAPAIQTVQRAAVILNAFTAARPRLSLNELTASLGTSKATAHRYTKALRESNLLRYDEREGLYSLGPQILTLSAAARAAMPVISIAGPHMQQLVREVDETVVLSVWDGDTAVVVRADDNTDRVIRVSVRTGSRLSRTESAQGRVFCAFLPAEDVPGLADDLAASAELRHEVDKIRRTGISANTPSVNGVRSIAAPIFRGQTLIAAMAIVGTTTSVPEGTDSPLAAALQRAAAVVTAELGSVTGNGHQPGNGNGRTAGTGTGRGGRR from the coding sequence ATGGCGGACGACAGCCCCCCGGCTGCCGGGCAGAGCGCCCCGGTGGCGGAGCCCGCGGTGGCCGGCCCTGTGGTGGCCGAGCAGAGCGCCCCGGCGATCCAGACCGTGCAGCGCGCCGCGGTGATCCTCAACGCCTTCACCGCCGCCCGCCCCCGGCTGAGCCTCAACGAGCTCACCGCCAGCCTCGGCACCAGCAAGGCCACCGCCCACCGTTACACCAAGGCCCTGCGGGAGAGCAACCTGCTGCGCTACGACGAGCGCGAAGGGCTCTACTCCCTCGGCCCGCAGATCCTCACCCTGTCCGCCGCCGCCCGCGCCGCGATGCCGGTGATCAGCATCGCCGGCCCGCACATGCAGCAACTCGTCCGCGAGGTCGACGAGACCGTGGTGCTCAGCGTCTGGGACGGCGACACCGCCGTGGTGGTCCGCGCCGACGACAACACCGACCGGGTGATCCGGGTCAGCGTACGGACCGGCTCCCGGCTGTCGCGGACCGAATCCGCCCAGGGGCGGGTCTTCTGCGCGTTCCTGCCGGCCGAGGACGTCCCCGGCCTCGCCGACGACCTGGCCGCCTCGGCCGAGCTGCGGCACGAGGTCGACAAGATCCGCCGAACCGGGATCTCCGCCAACACCCCGTCGGTCAACGGGGTCCGCAGCATCGCCGCGCCGATCTTCCGGGGCCAGACGCTGATCGCCGCCATGGCGATCGTCGGCACCACCACCTCGGTGCCGGAAGGCACCGACAGCCCGCTCGCCGCCGCCCTGCAGCGGGCCGCCGCGGTGGTCACCGCCGAGCTTGGCAGCGTCACCGGCAACGGCCACCAGCCGGGCAATGGCAACGGGCGTACCGCCGGCACCGGCACCGGGCGCGGCGGCCGGCGCTAA